In the genome of Anabrus simplex isolate iqAnaSimp1 chromosome 6, ASM4041472v1, whole genome shotgun sequence, one region contains:
- the Pepck1 gene encoding phosphoenolpyruvate carboxykinase [GTP] isoform X1: MPDNVEKNQYISCVTTASRYAKTMAQPNVGLYKHLRGTNIVHGDPHSLSPKVRAYVEECAALCQPENIHICDGSDSENLQLLRLMQHQGTIQSLPKYDNCWLARTNPADVARVESRTYICTRDRRETIPNTKPGVKGVLGNWMSPEDMDLAIQQRFPGCMRGRTMYVIPFSMGPVGSPLSKIGVELTDSPYVVSSMRVMTRMGTPVLNLLAEGEDFVRCLHSVGSPAVPLKDEYSGWPCDPERTIILHKPDTNDIVSYGSGYGGNSLLGKKCFALRIGSTIAKREGWLAEHMLILGITNPEGRKRYIAAAFPSACGKTNLAMMNPTLPGYKVECVGDDIAWMKFDENGQLRGINPENGFFGVAPGTSTETNPNAMKTVFKNTIFTNVAATSDGGVYWEGLENEVDPQVEITDWLGQPWNKSTGRPAAHPNSRFCSPADQCPIIDPAWEDPKGVPIDAILFGGRRPAGVPLVYESFNWQHGVFLGAAMRSESTAAAEHKGKVLMHDPFAMRPFFGYNFGHYLEHWLSMQARSGASLPKIFHVNWFRKSSEGKFLWPGFGENSRVLDWILRRIDNENNAEATPIGYIPAPGALRLDGLEGNIDMDELFSLPKDFWLQEVEDIARYFEEQLGNDLPTPILNELNALRERVQNM; this comes from the exons ATGTGTAACCACTGCATCTCGCTATGCCAAGACGATGGCACAGCCGAACGTGGGGCTGTACAAGCACCTGCGAGGTACAAACATCGTACATGGTGATCCTCATTCCCTTTCTCCCAAG GTACGAGCGTACGTAGAGGAGTGTGCAGCTCTATGCCAACCTGAGAACATCCACATTTGTGATGGCTCAGATTCCGAGAATCTGCAACTGCTGCGCTTGATGCAGCATCAAGGCACTATCCAGTCTCTTCCCAAATATGATAACTG TTGGTTGGCTCGCACAAACCCAGCTGATGTAGCACGTGTTGAGAGCAGGACTTACATATGCACACGTGATCGTCGTGAAACTATTCCTAACACAAAACCTGGAGTGAAGGGTGTTCTTGGCAACTGGATGTCTCCAGAAGACATGGACCTAGCAATCCAGCAGAGGTTTCCAGGCTGTATGAGAG gccGTACAATGTATGTGATACCGTTCAGTATGGGTCCTGTTGGTTCTCCTCTCTCAAAAATTGGAGTAGAGCTTACTGACTCACCCTACGTAGTAAGTTCCATGAGGGTGATGACCCGTATGGGAACACCTGTACTCAATCTGCTGGCTGAAGGTGAGGACTTCGTCAGATGTCTACATTCAGTTGGCAGCCCAGCCGTCCCATTAAAAGACGAGTACAGTGGATGGCCCTGTGACCCTGAGAGGACTATTATCTTGCACAA GCCAGACACCAATGACATAGTCTCGTATGGCAGTGGCTACGGAGGAAATTCACTCCTTGGCAAGAAGTGCTTTGCCTTGCGAATTGGCTCTACTATTGCTAAGCGAGAAGGCTGGCTGGCAGAACATATGCTG ATCCTGGGCATCACAAATCCAGAAGGTCGCAAGCGGTACATTGCAGCGGCATTCCCCAGTGCCTGTGGCAAGACCAACCTTGCCATGATGAACCCCACCCTGCCTGGATATAAAGTAGAATGTGTAGGAGACGACATTGCGTGGATGAAATTTGACGAGAATGGTCAACTGCGAGGCATCAATCCTGAGAATGGCTTCTTTGGTGTGGCACCCG GTACCTCGACGGAAACAAATCCCAATGCTATGAAGACAGTCTTCAAAAACACCATCTTCACTAATGTGGCAGCAACTAGTGATGGAGGTGTTTATTGGGAAGGACTGGAAAACGAGGTGGACCCTCAGGTGGAGATCACAGACTGGCTAGGACAACCATGGAACAAAAGTACAGGCCGCCCTGCTGCACACCCTAATTCCAG GTTCTGCTCTCCCGCTGATCAGTGCCCTATTATCGATCCTGCCTGGGAAGATCCCAAAGGTGTACCAATTGATGCTATTCTTTTTGGAGGGCGTCGTCCTGCTGGAGTTCCTCTAGTCTATGAATCCTTCAATTGGCAACATGGTGTGTTCCTTGGTGCTGCCATGAGATCAGAATCCACTGCAGCAGCAGAACATAAG GGAAAAGTGTTGATGCACGATCCATTTGCAATGAGGCCGTTCTTTGGCTACAACTTTGGTCACTACCTGGAACACTGGCTCAGTATgcaggctcgtagtggtgcttctcTACCAAAGATCTTCCATGTTAACTGGTTCCGGAAAAGCAGTGAG GGAAAGTTCCTATGGCCAGGATTTGGAGAGAACTCTCGTGTACTTGACTGGATCCTGCGCAGGATTGACAACGAGAACAATGCTGAAGCTACACCCATTGGTTATATTCCTGCTCCAGGTGCTCTGAGGTTGGATGGGCTTGAGGGAAACATCGATATGGATGAACTCTTCAGCTTACCCAAAGACTTCTGGCTTCAAGAG GTGGAAGAcattgcaaggtattttgaagagcAACTGGGTAATGATCTTCCTACGCCTATTTTAAATGAACTTAATGCCTTGAGGGAACGAGTTCAGAACATGTGA
- the Pepck1 gene encoding phosphoenolpyruvate carboxykinase [GTP] isoform X2: MSKIMLLLSRCVTTASRYAKTMAQPNVGLYKHLRGTNIVHGDPHSLSPKVRAYVEECAALCQPENIHICDGSDSENLQLLRLMQHQGTIQSLPKYDNCWLARTNPADVARVESRTYICTRDRRETIPNTKPGVKGVLGNWMSPEDMDLAIQQRFPGCMRGRTMYVIPFSMGPVGSPLSKIGVELTDSPYVVSSMRVMTRMGTPVLNLLAEGEDFVRCLHSVGSPAVPLKDEYSGWPCDPERTIILHKPDTNDIVSYGSGYGGNSLLGKKCFALRIGSTIAKREGWLAEHMLILGITNPEGRKRYIAAAFPSACGKTNLAMMNPTLPGYKVECVGDDIAWMKFDENGQLRGINPENGFFGVAPGTSTETNPNAMKTVFKNTIFTNVAATSDGGVYWEGLENEVDPQVEITDWLGQPWNKSTGRPAAHPNSRFCSPADQCPIIDPAWEDPKGVPIDAILFGGRRPAGVPLVYESFNWQHGVFLGAAMRSESTAAAEHKGKVLMHDPFAMRPFFGYNFGHYLEHWLSMQARSGASLPKIFHVNWFRKSSEGKFLWPGFGENSRVLDWILRRIDNENNAEATPIGYIPAPGALRLDGLEGNIDMDELFSLPKDFWLQEVEDIARYFEEQLGNDLPTPILNELNALRERVQNM; this comes from the exons ATGTGTAACCACTGCATCTCGCTATGCCAAGACGATGGCACAGCCGAACGTGGGGCTGTACAAGCACCTGCGAGGTACAAACATCGTACATGGTGATCCTCATTCCCTTTCTCCCAAG GTACGAGCGTACGTAGAGGAGTGTGCAGCTCTATGCCAACCTGAGAACATCCACATTTGTGATGGCTCAGATTCCGAGAATCTGCAACTGCTGCGCTTGATGCAGCATCAAGGCACTATCCAGTCTCTTCCCAAATATGATAACTG TTGGTTGGCTCGCACAAACCCAGCTGATGTAGCACGTGTTGAGAGCAGGACTTACATATGCACACGTGATCGTCGTGAAACTATTCCTAACACAAAACCTGGAGTGAAGGGTGTTCTTGGCAACTGGATGTCTCCAGAAGACATGGACCTAGCAATCCAGCAGAGGTTTCCAGGCTGTATGAGAG gccGTACAATGTATGTGATACCGTTCAGTATGGGTCCTGTTGGTTCTCCTCTCTCAAAAATTGGAGTAGAGCTTACTGACTCACCCTACGTAGTAAGTTCCATGAGGGTGATGACCCGTATGGGAACACCTGTACTCAATCTGCTGGCTGAAGGTGAGGACTTCGTCAGATGTCTACATTCAGTTGGCAGCCCAGCCGTCCCATTAAAAGACGAGTACAGTGGATGGCCCTGTGACCCTGAGAGGACTATTATCTTGCACAA GCCAGACACCAATGACATAGTCTCGTATGGCAGTGGCTACGGAGGAAATTCACTCCTTGGCAAGAAGTGCTTTGCCTTGCGAATTGGCTCTACTATTGCTAAGCGAGAAGGCTGGCTGGCAGAACATATGCTG ATCCTGGGCATCACAAATCCAGAAGGTCGCAAGCGGTACATTGCAGCGGCATTCCCCAGTGCCTGTGGCAAGACCAACCTTGCCATGATGAACCCCACCCTGCCTGGATATAAAGTAGAATGTGTAGGAGACGACATTGCGTGGATGAAATTTGACGAGAATGGTCAACTGCGAGGCATCAATCCTGAGAATGGCTTCTTTGGTGTGGCACCCG GTACCTCGACGGAAACAAATCCCAATGCTATGAAGACAGTCTTCAAAAACACCATCTTCACTAATGTGGCAGCAACTAGTGATGGAGGTGTTTATTGGGAAGGACTGGAAAACGAGGTGGACCCTCAGGTGGAGATCACAGACTGGCTAGGACAACCATGGAACAAAAGTACAGGCCGCCCTGCTGCACACCCTAATTCCAG GTTCTGCTCTCCCGCTGATCAGTGCCCTATTATCGATCCTGCCTGGGAAGATCCCAAAGGTGTACCAATTGATGCTATTCTTTTTGGAGGGCGTCGTCCTGCTGGAGTTCCTCTAGTCTATGAATCCTTCAATTGGCAACATGGTGTGTTCCTTGGTGCTGCCATGAGATCAGAATCCACTGCAGCAGCAGAACATAAG GGAAAAGTGTTGATGCACGATCCATTTGCAATGAGGCCGTTCTTTGGCTACAACTTTGGTCACTACCTGGAACACTGGCTCAGTATgcaggctcgtagtggtgcttctcTACCAAAGATCTTCCATGTTAACTGGTTCCGGAAAAGCAGTGAG GGAAAGTTCCTATGGCCAGGATTTGGAGAGAACTCTCGTGTACTTGACTGGATCCTGCGCAGGATTGACAACGAGAACAATGCTGAAGCTACACCCATTGGTTATATTCCTGCTCCAGGTGCTCTGAGGTTGGATGGGCTTGAGGGAAACATCGATATGGATGAACTCTTCAGCTTACCCAAAGACTTCTGGCTTCAAGAG GTGGAAGAcattgcaaggtattttgaagagcAACTGGGTAATGATCTTCCTACGCCTATTTTAAATGAACTTAATGCCTTGAGGGAACGAGTTCAGAACATGTGA